Proteins from one Bacteroides zhangwenhongii genomic window:
- a CDS encoding alpha-L-fucosidase has protein sequence MKSYHKSIAFACCLAISNITFNVQAQNGDEQGLEVPANTQLPQDKEAIVKAGNGWWKESRKNYDNRMAWYNEAKFGCFIHWGVYSVPAGIWKGKELGGYTEHLMRKGRIPLEQYKKELVVPFNPTEFDAEEWVRHAVEAGMKYFIITAKHHDGFAMYLSDAYPYDMRMTRYGKDPMEALRKAARKYGIKFGFYYSHAFDWEHPDAPGNDWDYDNPGGDKLLGGANWWKGERRNFLPRAEKYVNEKSIPQIQELVKKYDPDILWFDTPSKLPLYLNIRILEAIREVDRENKIVVNGRLVRFGSQNMGDYRNTGDRSAFFFPTKGAWESIPTTNESYGYSRVDTVRKSVPFFVQLLASAASKGGNILMNVGPMGNGQWDSKDIEVFQGIGKWLKVNGESIYGTRRTNLPIQPWGVTTLKGDTLYVHVYRWPADSKLIIGGLRSDIRKGWFLADKKASVQFKRLNTDDYELTVPAKAPDSINSVIALVLGKQKLPNPIRLLDAGQTNVLYTFDAELQGRGLGYGDGKPNRNYVKNWKNESQSMKWRLRLNEPAEYTLYLDYNTAGKDDKGTVIVEINGKIFEANYPPYHERKGSSSIRIGKISLPEGAFECNLKGKQYQGNQYMNPIAVRLEK, from the coding sequence ATGAAAAGTTATCATAAATCCATCGCATTTGCTTGTTGCCTCGCTATCAGCAACATCACTTTCAACGTTCAAGCACAGAATGGTGATGAACAAGGACTTGAGGTGCCTGCCAATACACAGCTTCCCCAAGATAAAGAGGCGATTGTAAAAGCAGGCAACGGATGGTGGAAAGAATCACGTAAGAATTACGACAACCGTATGGCATGGTACAATGAAGCAAAATTCGGTTGCTTCATCCATTGGGGAGTGTATTCCGTCCCGGCAGGTATTTGGAAAGGTAAAGAGCTGGGAGGATATACCGAACACCTGATGCGTAAAGGCCGCATTCCTCTGGAACAATACAAAAAAGAACTGGTTGTTCCTTTTAATCCCACCGAGTTCGATGCGGAAGAATGGGTACGTCATGCGGTAGAAGCAGGAATGAAGTATTTCATCATCACAGCCAAACATCACGATGGTTTCGCCATGTATCTGTCCGATGCCTATCCTTACGATATGCGGATGACACGGTATGGCAAAGATCCGATGGAAGCATTGCGGAAAGCGGCACGGAAATACGGAATCAAGTTCGGTTTCTATTATTCGCACGCTTTCGATTGGGAACATCCGGACGCTCCGGGCAATGATTGGGATTATGATAACCCGGGCGGAGACAAGTTGCTGGGCGGAGCTAACTGGTGGAAAGGGGAACGCCGCAATTTTCTACCTAGAGCAGAAAAATACGTGAACGAAAAGTCAATACCTCAGATACAGGAGCTTGTCAAGAAGTATGATCCGGATATCCTCTGGTTCGATACCCCTAGCAAACTTCCGCTTTATCTGAATATCCGTATTCTGGAAGCAATTCGGGAGGTTGACCGGGAAAATAAAATTGTAGTCAACGGACGATTAGTGAGATTCGGCTCACAGAATATGGGTGATTATCGCAATACGGGCGACCGGTCTGCCTTTTTCTTCCCCACCAAAGGAGCTTGGGAATCCATTCCCACTACCAACGAATCATACGGATATAGCCGGGTAGATACTGTTCGCAAATCCGTACCTTTCTTCGTTCAGTTGTTAGCTAGCGCCGCTTCCAAAGGTGGGAATATTCTGATGAACGTCGGTCCGATGGGGAACGGACAATGGGATTCAAAAGACATAGAGGTATTTCAAGGAATCGGAAAGTGGTTGAAAGTAAATGGAGAAAGTATCTATGGCACCCGGCGGACTAACCTGCCTATACAACCTTGGGGAGTAACGACTTTAAAAGGAGATACTCTATATGTTCACGTCTATCGCTGGCCTGCTGACAGCAAACTGATTATCGGCGGATTACGTTCCGACATTAGAAAAGGATGGTTTCTCGCAGATAAAAAGGCTTCTGTCCAGTTCAAACGTCTGAATACGGATGACTACGAACTGACAGTTCCCGCCAAAGCCCCGGATAGTATAAATTCAGTCATTGCTTTGGTATTGGGCAAACAGAAACTTCCCAACCCGATCCGCCTGCTTGACGCCGGACAAACAAATGTACTCTATACGTTCGATGCAGAGTTACAAGGAAGAGGGCTCGGTTATGGCGATGGCAAGCCCAATCGCAACTATGTCAAAAACTGGAAGAATGAGAGTCAAAGTATGAAATGGAGACTCCGTCTCAATGAGCCGGCGGAATACACTCTTTATCTGGATTATAACACAGCCGGAAAAGATGATAAGGGAACAGTGATTGTGGAAATCAACGGAAAAATATTTGAAGCAAACTATCCTCCTTATCACGAGAGGAAGGGAAGCAGCAGTATCCGGATCGGCAAAATAAGCTTACCCGAAGGAGCATTTGAATGCAACCTGAAAGGCAAACAATATCAAGGAAATCAATACATGAACCCTATTGCAGTCCGTCTGGAGAAATGA
- a CDS encoding glycoside hydrolase family 88 protein codes for MKRRIQRISHTLALGLWIGLASSCTPKLGNTLVEDNMMFAQLQLRVAFDEIDYARTNETPESRKKREKNGWGELTNPRNSEPDGTLHLVPSKDWTSGFFPGELWYVYEYTQNNFWKKKAQQHTDMLEQEKMNGKTHDMGFKMYCSYGNGYRLTQDERYKEILLQSARTLAGRYKPQAGIIRSWDHNQKKWQCPVIIDNMMNLELLFWATRESNDSTFYHIAVNHARTTLKNHFRPDNSCYHVIDYDTITGKVLKKNTHQGLSHESAWSRGQAWALYGYTMCYRETKIPEFLQQAKKVEEFLFNHPHMPTDYVPYWDFDAPEIPNEPRDASAAAIIASALYELSLYDPENAERDKERADKILENLSKNYRATMGHDNGFLLLHSTGTKPTNVEVDVPIVYADYYFIEALLRKDRLEKTGKLF; via the coding sequence ATGAAAAGAAGAATACAACGCATATCACATACTCTCGCCTTGGGATTGTGGATCGGATTAGCCTCTTCCTGCACTCCCAAACTCGGGAACACGCTGGTAGAAGATAATATGATGTTCGCACAATTGCAACTACGTGTTGCTTTTGACGAGATAGACTATGCCCGTACCAACGAAACACCCGAGAGCCGCAAGAAACGGGAAAAGAACGGTTGGGGAGAACTTACCAATCCCCGCAATTCCGAACCGGACGGTACCTTACATCTGGTTCCTTCCAAAGACTGGACCAGTGGCTTCTTTCCGGGAGAACTGTGGTATGTCTACGAATACACTCAGAACAATTTCTGGAAAAAGAAAGCGCAGCAACACACCGATATGCTGGAACAGGAAAAAATGAATGGAAAGACACATGATATGGGTTTCAAAATGTATTGCAGTTATGGCAACGGATACCGGCTGACTCAGGATGAACGGTATAAAGAAATCTTGTTGCAGTCAGCACGTACATTGGCAGGTCGCTACAAGCCGCAGGCGGGTATTATCCGTTCGTGGGACCACAATCAAAAGAAATGGCAGTGTCCGGTCATTATCGACAATATGATGAATCTTGAACTCCTGTTCTGGGCTACCCGTGAAAGCAATGATTCCACCTTCTACCATATCGCCGTCAACCATGCACGGACAACTTTAAAGAATCATTTCCGCCCCGACAACAGTTGCTATCATGTGATCGATTATGACACCATCACCGGAAAAGTATTGAAAAAGAATACGCATCAGGGACTATCACATGAATCGGCTTGGTCGCGCGGACAGGCATGGGCATTGTACGGCTATACCATGTGTTATCGGGAAACGAAAATACCGGAGTTCCTGCAACAGGCAAAGAAGGTGGAAGAATTTCTGTTCAATCACCCCCATATGCCGACAGACTATGTCCCCTACTGGGATTTTGACGCTCCGGAGATTCCGAACGAGCCTCGTGACGCTTCGGCAGCGGCGATAATTGCCTCAGCACTCTACGAACTCAGCTTATATGATCCTGAAAATGCCGAACGTGACAAAGAACGGGCGGATAAAATACTAGAGAACCTGTCCAAGAATTATCGGGCTACTATGGGGCATGACAATGGTTTCCTGTTACTTCACAGTACAGGTACCAAACCGACAAATGTGGAAGTGGACGTACCTATCGTCTATGCCGATTATTACTTTATCGAAGCTTTGCTAAGAAAAGACAGATTGGAGAAAACCGGAAAATTATTCTAA
- a CDS encoding glycoside hydrolase family 2 TIM barrel-domain containing protein, translating to MKRLIYTICLLVACLSTAGAKVLTEHKTRLTDNWLYLRGDIGNIWEAVRPASPGTSESVPLWTPVTLPHCFNATDAVDPDLNYYQGPGWYKTLLDINNPYPNGRILLDFEGAGQKTEVYIYTTLVATHTGGYDEWTADITEAVQAFAATPECAKRFDGKIPLSIRCDNSRDAEMIPSDLSDFNVYGGLYRYLNLVYVPEVSIERIQIDANPDKELKKGTLSVHAFFYNPADVRKATANIIIKDPSGKVILSEEKEVLPLGKAALLATTVRKPELWSDEHPQLYTCEVRLKHNNQEQKAVERFGFRRFEFIEKGPFMLNGSRLLLRGTHRHEDHAGVGAAMTESQMRQEMTLMKQMGVNFIRLGHYQQSGIILSLCDELGILVWEEIPWCRGGLGGERYQAQAKRMLESMIHTHYNHPAIIIWGLGNENDWPNDFPEFDKGKIRTFMKELHDLAHQLDDNRVTAIRRCDFCKDIVDVYSPSIWAGWYRGIFTDYKNASYHEMQQVKHFFHAEWGGDCHARRHAEDPFINLDKIEAGKGTDERAGDASLYGGSARASKDGDWSESYMVRLIDWHLKEQETMDWLTGSAYWPFKDFSTPVRPENPVPYVNQKGVVERDLTPKETYYVFQSYWTKKPMIHIYGHTWPVRWGKADEQKEILVYSNCPQVELLVNGVSQGMKKRNSQDYPAAGLHWKCRLQAGENTVIARSKGKEEVADTLRFVYETRTWGTPARLQTKVTSCGTDLSLVEVQIVDTQGIPCLNAKNFIEFGLTGDGKLIENQGTSIGSRKVQAYNGRAAIRVNKRNGESIVSVRCDIPQIKTTFISIK from the coding sequence ATGAAACGACTTATTTATACAATATGTTTATTGGTAGCCTGTCTGTCAACGGCAGGGGCTAAAGTACTCACTGAACATAAAACCCGTCTCACCGACAACTGGCTCTATCTTCGGGGAGATATCGGAAATATTTGGGAAGCGGTACGCCCAGCCAGTCCGGGAACTTCGGAAAGTGTACCTTTATGGACACCCGTCACATTGCCACATTGCTTCAACGCGACAGATGCAGTAGACCCGGACTTGAACTATTATCAAGGTCCCGGATGGTATAAGACATTGCTGGATATCAATAATCCTTATCCCAACGGACGAATTCTACTTGATTTTGAAGGTGCGGGGCAAAAGACGGAAGTATATATTTACACCACTCTCGTTGCCACACATACAGGTGGCTACGATGAATGGACAGCAGATATAACGGAAGCCGTACAAGCTTTTGCCGCTACTCCCGAATGTGCCAAGAGATTCGATGGCAAGATTCCTCTTTCCATCCGATGCGACAATAGCCGTGACGCGGAAATGATCCCCTCCGATCTATCAGACTTCAATGTGTACGGCGGATTATACCGCTACCTTAATCTGGTATATGTGCCGGAAGTTTCCATAGAACGGATACAGATAGATGCGAACCCGGATAAGGAACTGAAAAAGGGAACACTTTCTGTCCATGCTTTCTTTTACAATCCGGCAGACGTGCGAAAAGCCACCGCCAACATTATTATCAAAGACCCTTCCGGCAAAGTGATACTCAGCGAAGAAAAAGAAGTATTGCCACTTGGGAAAGCAGCTTTACTGGCAACCACTGTCCGGAAGCCGGAGTTATGGTCGGACGAACATCCGCAGCTTTACACTTGCGAAGTACGGCTGAAACACAATAATCAGGAACAGAAAGCGGTTGAACGCTTCGGTTTCCGCCGATTTGAGTTTATTGAAAAAGGCCCTTTCATGCTCAATGGTTCACGACTGTTGTTACGTGGTACTCACCGTCACGAAGACCATGCGGGCGTAGGAGCCGCCATGACGGAGAGCCAAATGCGACAAGAAATGACCCTAATGAAACAGATGGGTGTCAACTTCATCCGTCTGGGACATTACCAGCAATCCGGCATTATCCTTTCTCTATGCGATGAATTGGGTATTCTTGTATGGGAAGAAATCCCCTGGTGCCGTGGTGGATTGGGTGGTGAGCGCTATCAGGCGCAAGCCAAACGAATGTTGGAGAGTATGATTCATACGCATTATAATCATCCGGCAATCATCATCTGGGGCTTGGGTAATGAAAATGACTGGCCCAATGACTTTCCGGAATTTGATAAGGGAAAGATACGGACTTTCATGAAAGAGCTTCACGACCTCGCGCATCAACTGGATGACAACCGTGTAACTGCCATCCGCCGATGTGATTTCTGCAAAGATATCGTAGATGTCTATTCTCCTTCTATCTGGGCAGGATGGTACAGAGGTATATTTACTGATTATAAAAACGCCTCATACCATGAGATGCAGCAGGTGAAACACTTCTTTCATGCCGAATGGGGAGGAGACTGCCATGCACGCCGCCATGCAGAAGACCCCTTCATCAATCTGGATAAGATAGAAGCCGGTAAGGGTACGGACGAACGGGCAGGAGACGCTTCCTTATACGGTGGAAGCGCACGTGCCTCCAAAGACGGTGATTGGTCGGAAAGCTATATGGTACGCCTCATCGACTGGCATTTGAAAGAACAGGAGACAATGGATTGGCTGACAGGTTCCGCTTATTGGCCGTTCAAAGATTTCTCTACACCGGTACGCCCCGAGAATCCCGTTCCTTATGTCAACCAGAAAGGAGTAGTGGAAAGAGACTTGACTCCCAAAGAAACGTATTACGTCTTCCAGTCTTATTGGACCAAAAAACCGATGATACACATCTATGGACATACATGGCCTGTCCGCTGGGGAAAAGCAGACGAACAGAAAGAAATACTGGTATACTCCAACTGCCCTCAAGTGGAACTGTTGGTCAATGGTGTATCACAAGGTATGAAGAAACGCAACAGCCAGGATTATCCGGCAGCGGGACTGCATTGGAAGTGTCGGTTACAAGCCGGAGAGAATACGGTTATCGCACGCTCTAAAGGAAAAGAGGAAGTGGCAGATACCCTACGCTTTGTATACGAGACCCGCACATGGGGCACTCCGGCACGCTTGCAAACAAAAGTAACGTCCTGCGGAACCGACCTTTCTTTGGTGGAAGTACAAATCGTAGACACACAAGGAATCCCCTGCCTGAACGCGAAAAACTTCATAGAGTTCGGACTGACGGGAGATGGAAAACTGATCGAAAATCAAGGAACTTCCATCGGTTCGCGAAAAGTACAGGCTTATAATGGCCGTGCCGCTATTCGGGTAAATAAACGGAACGGAGAATCTATTGTATCTGTCCGTTGTGATATTCCACAAATTAAAACTACATTTATTTCAATCAAATAA
- a CDS encoding alginate lyase family protein produces the protein MKNSIRLLIAVFFLLSGAGKTTAQVPATRVYDGEKLAKVKARMQEKEYAPAIARLMSDADKALKNKPVSVMDKDMVPGSGDKHDYMSMGPYWWPDPTKPDGLPYIRKDGVRNPNATSDRTNIGKTISNILTLGTAYYFSGNEKYAAKAAEFTRVWFLNPATRMNPNMNYGQMIPGRNGGKGRGFGMIDAYAFIEVLDVVEMMSTSTSFTKADREGLKNWFKEYLKWIQTSSVANEERTAKNNHGLAFDVQQTVYALFTGDSALARKTISEFAEKRLFPQIEPDGKQPRELARTTGFGYTNFNLIHMMDMCAVCRNLDIDIYNSTSKDGRNITKALEYMASFVGKPQSEFPYQQIKGWDKEQQTSCWILRRASFYDKKSGWEAISEKYMNTPKTDRRYLLYSLE, from the coding sequence ATGAAAAACTCTATAAGATTGTTGATTGCTGTCTTTTTCCTGCTCTCCGGAGCAGGAAAAACGACTGCACAAGTTCCTGCCACCAGAGTCTATGACGGAGAGAAGCTGGCCAAAGTAAAGGCACGTATGCAAGAAAAAGAGTACGCACCTGCCATTGCAAGATTAATGAGTGATGCAGACAAGGCATTGAAAAACAAACCCGTCTCTGTAATGGATAAAGATATGGTTCCCGGTAGCGGAGACAAACACGACTACATGAGTATGGGGCCTTACTGGTGGCCTGATCCCACTAAGCCCGACGGCCTTCCCTATATCAGGAAAGACGGTGTCCGGAATCCCAATGCAACCAGCGACCGCACCAATATCGGCAAGACGATAAGTAACATCCTTACATTGGGTACTGCCTACTATTTCTCCGGCAACGAGAAATACGCTGCCAAAGCTGCAGAATTCACCCGTGTCTGGTTTCTGAATCCCGCAACCCGCATGAACCCCAATATGAACTACGGACAGATGATTCCGGGACGCAACGGAGGCAAAGGAAGAGGTTTCGGCATGATTGATGCTTATGCGTTCATTGAAGTATTGGATGTAGTAGAGATGATGAGTACTTCCACTTCCTTCACAAAAGCAGACCGCGAAGGACTTAAAAACTGGTTCAAGGAATATCTGAAATGGATACAGACCAGTTCCGTAGCCAACGAAGAACGAACTGCAAAAAACAACCACGGATTGGCTTTCGACGTACAGCAGACAGTATATGCGCTCTTTACCGGAGATTCCGCACTGGCACGGAAAACAATCAGCGAATTTGCAGAGAAACGTTTATTCCCGCAAATTGAACCGGACGGCAAGCAGCCCCGTGAATTGGCACGTACCACAGGATTCGGTTATACCAACTTCAACTTGATTCACATGATGGATATGTGTGCTGTCTGCCGGAATTTGGACATTGATATATACAACAGTACTTCCAAAGACGGACGAAACATAACAAAAGCCCTGGAGTATATGGCTTCCTTCGTAGGCAAACCACAAAGTGAATTTCCGTATCAACAGATTAAAGGTTGGGACAAAGAGCAACAGACAAGTTGCTGGATACTGCGTCGGGCTTCTTTCTATGACAAAAAATCCGGCTGGGAGGCAATTAGCGAAAAGTATATGAATACTCCCAAAACGGATAGAAGATACTTATTATATAGCTTAGAATAA
- a CDS encoding SGNH/GDSL hydrolase family protein, which translates to MKSKLLLIILGIVLCVHTEAKTDPKTAPKIKVACVGNSITAGAGIKNRDKDSYPMILGQMLGKEYEVRNFGVSGRTMIQKSNSYMKEKAYKQALDFRPDILIIKLGTNDTNPIFWKYKNEYPKDMQTMIRSFKQVSPAVKIYLCYPVTINGKKFSERDKVITTEVIPMINEVAKEVNAQVIDLHTVTANMPENFVDNLHPNEQGAHILAKTIYKALTGKESTHEIQPFPGLKGKWKGYERYDFTYKNKAATVVCPQKALEGNPWIWRPAFFGVFAYADEALLKEGFHVVYYDLTHEYGCPKSIKTGTDFYNNMVSQYELSPKVVLEGLSRGGYYALQWGIAHPDKVACMYLDNPVCDMFSWPGKKREKHWKDFLKHWELTDATPETFKENPIFHLQALAQHKVPILAVCGDSDTVVPFAENMKLVRDTYVELGGPVEVIIKPGAEHHPHSLENPEPIVDFILRHQPAYKEKQYYNIRGSLTNSFIRFEKEKKGRVAFFGGSITEMRGWRNMIQEQLKQRFPFTEFDFIDAGIPSTGTTPHAFRLDNDILAKGNIDLLFIEGAVNDHTNGFPPLEQVRGMEGVIRHTLTANPYTDIIMLHFVYEPFLEMFPKGQVPDVILNHERVANHYLIPSINCAREISERIEKQEFSWKDFGGVHPKWFGHKFYAADIQALWDKMWSLPQNITRKEHEIPARSLDKYSYANGKFIDLKEARIKNDWTIVPSWQPKEKTNTRKGFVNVPMLYADSPGATFTYSFKGKAVGLFMACGPYSGIIEYSIDGKEFHELDTFTKWSKSLYLPWLYVLASELDNKKTHTLTIRVSKKKNPKSKGTECVIRNIVINE; encoded by the coding sequence ATGAAAAGCAAATTACTCTTGATAATTCTAGGTATAGTTCTTTGTGTTCACACAGAGGCAAAGACAGATCCTAAAACGGCCCCTAAGATAAAAGTAGCCTGTGTAGGAAACAGTATCACTGCCGGAGCCGGCATTAAAAACCGGGATAAAGACAGTTATCCCATGATACTTGGACAGATGTTGGGCAAGGAATATGAGGTACGCAATTTCGGTGTCAGCGGTCGTACAATGATTCAAAAAAGCAATTCATACATGAAAGAGAAGGCTTATAAGCAGGCACTCGACTTCCGGCCGGACATCCTTATTATAAAGTTGGGGACAAACGACACTAATCCGATATTCTGGAAATATAAAAATGAATATCCTAAAGATATGCAGACAATGATCCGCTCTTTCAAGCAAGTGTCTCCTGCCGTGAAAATATATCTTTGCTATCCGGTAACCATCAATGGCAAAAAATTCAGTGAGCGCGACAAAGTGATTACGACAGAAGTGATTCCCATGATTAATGAGGTGGCTAAAGAAGTGAATGCTCAGGTAATAGACTTGCACACGGTCACTGCCAATATGCCGGAGAATTTTGTGGATAACCTGCATCCTAATGAACAAGGCGCCCATATTCTCGCGAAAACGATTTATAAGGCGCTGACAGGTAAAGAAAGTACCCACGAGATACAACCTTTTCCGGGCTTGAAAGGAAAATGGAAAGGATACGAACGTTACGATTTCACCTATAAGAACAAAGCAGCTACCGTAGTCTGTCCCCAAAAGGCATTGGAGGGTAATCCCTGGATATGGAGACCGGCATTCTTCGGTGTATTCGCTTACGCAGACGAAGCGTTGTTGAAAGAAGGATTCCATGTAGTCTATTACGATCTGACTCATGAATACGGCTGTCCGAAATCTATCAAAACAGGAACGGACTTCTACAACAACATGGTGTCACAATATGAACTATCTCCCAAAGTTGTACTGGAAGGACTGAGTCGGGGAGGATACTATGCTCTGCAATGGGGAATCGCCCATCCGGACAAAGTAGCCTGTATGTATCTTGACAATCCGGTATGTGATATGTTCAGCTGGCCGGGGAAAAAAAGAGAAAAACATTGGAAGGACTTCTTGAAGCATTGGGAACTGACAGATGCCACTCCCGAAACTTTCAAAGAAAATCCGATATTCCATCTGCAAGCATTAGCCCAGCACAAAGTACCCATCCTTGCCGTATGCGGAGACAGTGATACCGTAGTTCCTTTTGCCGAAAATATGAAATTGGTAAGGGATACCTATGTTGAATTAGGAGGCCCGGTAGAAGTCATTATCAAACCGGGAGCGGAGCATCATCCTCACAGTCTTGAGAATCCGGAACCTATCGTCGATTTTATTCTTCGACACCAACCCGCATATAAGGAAAAGCAATATTATAATATTCGAGGTAGCCTGACGAACTCTTTTATCCGTTTTGAAAAAGAGAAGAAAGGACGTGTTGCCTTTTTCGGAGGATCTATTACCGAAATGCGCGGTTGGAGAAATATGATTCAGGAACAACTGAAGCAACGGTTTCCTTTTACCGAATTTGACTTTATTGATGCCGGTATTCCTTCTACCGGAACAACCCCGCACGCTTTCCGATTAGACAATGATATACTGGCAAAAGGAAATATCGACTTGTTATTTATTGAGGGAGCAGTCAATGACCATACCAACGGTTTCCCTCCGTTGGAACAAGTACGTGGCATGGAAGGAGTAATACGCCACACTTTGACAGCCAATCCATACACAGATATTATCATGTTGCATTTTGTATATGAGCCCTTCTTAGAAATGTTCCCCAAAGGACAAGTTCCGGATGTTATCCTAAACCATGAACGGGTAGCAAATCATTATCTGATTCCTTCTATTAATTGTGCCCGAGAAATTTCGGAAAGAATAGAAAAGCAGGAGTTCTCTTGGAAAGATTTTGGCGGCGTACATCCTAAATGGTTTGGACATAAATTCTATGCAGCCGACATACAGGCACTCTGGGATAAAATGTGGTCACTTCCCCAAAATATCACACGCAAAGAACATGAGATACCTGCAAGATCTCTAGATAAATACAGTTATGCTAATGGAAAATTCATCGACCTGAAAGAAGCTCGGATTAAAAACGATTGGACTATTGTCCCTTCTTGGCAACCCAAAGAAAAGACAAACACACGAAAAGGGTTCGTAAATGTTCCAATGCTTTATGCAGACTCTCCGGGAGCTACTTTCACCTATTCTTTCAAAGGAAAGGCTGTAGGCTTGTTCATGGCTTGCGGACCATATTCGGGAATTATCGAATATAGCATTGACGGTAAAGAATTCCATGAGTTAGATACATTCACCAAATGGAGTAAAAGCCTTTATCTTCCATGGCTATACGTATTGGCCTCCGAATTGGACAATAAGAAAACACATACATTGACGATACGGGTATCTAAAAAGAAAAACCCTAAAAGTAAAGGTACGGAATGCGTCATCCGTAACATAGTGATTAATGAATAA
- the araJ gene encoding MFS transporter AraJ: MKKSLIALAFGTLGLGIAEFVMMGILPDVAKDLGISIPTAGHFISAYALGVCVGAPVLTLARKYPLKHILLVLVTLIMIGNICAAMAPNYWVLLIARFISGLPHGAYFGVGSIVAERLADKGKGSEAVSIMIAGMTIANLFGVPLGTSLSTMLSWRITFLLVGIWGIVILYYIWRWVPHVEGLEDTGFKGQFRFLKTPAPWLILGATALGNGGVFCWYSYINPMLTNISGFSVESITPLMILAGFGMVMGNLISGRLSDRYTPGKVGTAAQALICIMLLLIFFLSPYKWAAALLMCLCTAGLFAVSSPEQVLIIRVAKGGEMLGAACVQVAFNLGNAIGAYAGGLAVSGGYRYPALTGVPFALIGFTLFLIFYKKYQAKY; encoded by the coding sequence ATGAAGAAGAGTCTTATTGCATTGGCGTTCGGCACACTGGGATTGGGTATTGCCGAATTTGTAATGATGGGAATATTGCCCGACGTGGCAAAAGATCTAGGTATCAGTATCCCGACTGCGGGACATTTCATTTCGGCATACGCTTTGGGCGTATGTGTTGGCGCACCTGTATTGACATTGGCCCGTAAATACCCGTTGAAACACATTCTGTTAGTACTGGTTACCTTGATTATGATAGGTAATATCTGCGCGGCAATGGCCCCCAATTATTGGGTATTGCTAATTGCCCGTTTCATCTCCGGGCTTCCTCATGGTGCTTATTTCGGAGTAGGTTCTATCGTCGCGGAAAGACTGGCCGATAAAGGAAAAGGTTCGGAAGCCGTTTCGATCATGATTGCCGGAATGACCATTGCCAATCTTTTCGGTGTACCCTTGGGAACTTCTCTAAGTACCATGCTCTCCTGGCGTATCACTTTCCTGTTGGTAGGAATCTGGGGAATCGTTATCCTATATTATATCTGGCGCTGGGTTCCCCACGTAGAAGGACTGGAAGATACAGGTTTCAAAGGACAATTCCGTTTCCTGAAAACTCCTGCTCCATGGTTAATTCTCGGCGCTACGGCATTAGGCAACGGAGGTGTATTCTGTTGGTACAGCTATATCAACCCAATGCTGACAAATATTTCCGGTTTCTCAGTCGAAAGTATTACCCCTTTGATGATTCTTGCCGGATTCGGTATGGTAATGGGCAATCTGATTAGCGGACGACTCTCCGACCGTTACACACCCGGAAAAGTAGGAACTGCCGCACAGGCACTTATCTGCATCATGCTGTTGCTCATATTCTTCCTCTCACCCTACAAATGGGCGGCAGCCCTGTTGATGTGTCTTTGCACGGCAGGACTATTCGCCGTATCCAGCCCGGAACAGGTATTAATCATCCGTGTAGCCAAAGGCGGTGAGATGTTGGGAGCAGCCTGCGTACAGGTTGCTTTTAATCTGGGAAACGCCATTGGCGCATACGCAGGCGGACTTGCCGTCAGCGGAGGATACCGCTACCCTGCCCTGACAGGTGTACCGTTTGCCCTGATCGGATTCACTTTGTTCTTGATTTTTTATAAGAAATACCAAGCAAAATACTAA